Proteins from a genomic interval of Treponema brennaborense DSM 12168:
- a CDS encoding S41 family peptidase, translating into MRIWNKTGKKTWTGAALIAVVFSVLVFLPQVGAFAQNPAPVTEPEVKNTSEYASKRRQYIELLGSVFDFVHRNYVDEVDPAVLYEGAMKGLLDSFGDPYTSYMDTSMMRGLNDTTVGNFGGVGLSITKLNTSTPEKPAYVEVASPVEDSPGWKAGIQAGDLIVSINGTSTPEITMDEVLSMLRGTVGTSVDLVIRRGKSMEFPVTLVRALIEVPTVKYGMIGNAGYLRIIEFTPQTPERVQEALDSFKQHGFTGLVIDLRNNPGGLITSVADVADKFISAGPIVTTKSRLAYENSVYTASAKKTTMSANVPIVVLINRGSASASEILAGALKDDHLAYLVGERTFGKGSVQQPVPLPNSDGIKLTIARYYTPSDTNIDKIGIPPDMEVSFPALSEAEEKAYVELITSSVIAEYVERHPSMSEQDITRFAETLSASYPLELRVLRRLIRIETDRTKGTRLYDLDFDVQLNAALDVLKRDNFPALIAGAKTLKELQQEARLQEDRSASEE; encoded by the coding sequence ATGAGAATATGGAATAAAACAGGTAAAAAGACGTGGACCGGAGCCGCGCTGATAGCGGTCGTTTTTTCGGTTCTGGTATTTCTGCCGCAAGTCGGCGCGTTTGCCCAGAATCCCGCTCCGGTAACGGAACCCGAAGTTAAAAATACGTCCGAATATGCGTCCAAACGCCGCCAATATATCGAATTATTGGGCAGCGTGTTCGATTTCGTGCACCGCAATTACGTTGACGAAGTGGATCCCGCCGTTTTGTACGAAGGAGCCATGAAAGGTCTGCTTGATTCGTTCGGAGATCCGTATACTTCGTATATGGATACGTCCATGATGCGCGGGCTGAACGACACGACGGTCGGCAATTTCGGCGGTGTCGGGCTTTCCATAACGAAACTCAATACGTCTACGCCGGAAAAACCCGCGTACGTTGAAGTCGCCTCTCCGGTGGAAGATTCTCCGGGATGGAAAGCCGGTATTCAGGCCGGAGATTTAATAGTTTCGATAAACGGTACTTCCACTCCGGAAATCACGATGGACGAAGTGCTTTCCATGCTGCGCGGAACGGTGGGCACGAGCGTGGACTTGGTGATTCGCCGCGGAAAATCGATGGAGTTTCCGGTAACACTCGTGCGTGCGCTCATTGAAGTGCCCACGGTGAAATACGGCATGATAGGCAATGCGGGGTATCTGCGGATTATCGAGTTTACTCCGCAGACGCCCGAGCGGGTGCAGGAAGCGCTCGATTCGTTCAAACAACACGGTTTTACCGGGCTCGTGATCGACTTGCGGAACAATCCGGGCGGGCTGATTACCAGCGTCGCCGACGTTGCCGATAAGTTTATCAGCGCGGGGCCCATCGTTACGACAAAAAGCCGCCTTGCGTATGAAAATTCGGTTTATACGGCGAGTGCAAAAAAGACGACCATGAGCGCGAACGTGCCGATCGTGGTTCTGATAAACCGCGGTTCCGCCAGCGCGTCTGAAATTCTTGCCGGAGCGCTTAAAGACGACCATCTTGCGTATTTGGTCGGCGAGCGTACGTTCGGAAAAGGTTCCGTACAGCAGCCGGTGCCGCTGCCGAATTCCGACGGCATCAAACTGACGATCGCCCGGTATTACACGCCGAGCGACACGAATATCGATAAGATCGGCATTCCGCCGGATATGGAAGTTTCGTTCCCCGCGCTTTCGGAAGCCGAAGAAAAAGCGTACGTGGAGCTGATCACCTCTTCGGTGATTGCCGAATACGTCGAGCGGCATCCTTCCATGAGCGAGCAGGACATCACCCGTTTTGCGGAAACGCTTTCGGCTTCGTATCCGCTCGAACTGCGCGTGCTGCGCCGCCTCATCCGTATCGAGACCGACCGCACAAAGGGAACCCGGCTGTACGATCTGGATTTCGACGTGCAGCTGAACGCGGCGCTCGACGTGCTGAAACGGGATAATTTTCCGGCGCTGATTGCCGGTGCAAAAACGCTGAAAGAATTGCAGCAGGAAGCCCGGCTGCAGGAAGACCGCTCCGCTTCGGAAGAGTAA